The region CCAGGCGAGGGTCGGGATGATCTCCTCGGACATCTTCCGGAAGCCCATGCTCCGGTAGAGCCTCCGGGGCCGGTACTGCACGCAGCTGGTGTTGAGGACGACGGCGTCGCAGCCCCGATCCCGGGCAAAGCGTAACACGGTCCGGACCGGGGCCTGGGCCATGCCCCGACCCCGGTGATCCTTGCCCACGGACATGCGGAGCAGCTGCATCCGCCTCCCCCCGGACGGGTCCGGCGCGGGCCGGGCGGCCACCAGGCCCGCCACGCGTCCGGCCGACTCCGCCACCCAGAAGCCGCAGCCCTCCGCCTCCGGGTAGGACCGGCGGATGTCCTTCAGGTCGGTGCGGAGGGCCTTCTCCACGCAGTCCCGCCAGTGTCTGTTCAGGAACTCCCGGAGGGCGGCCAGCAGGACGGGCGGAGCCGCGAGGGCCAGGAGGATGGAGCCCGTAGCCGCGAACAGGGCGACCGGACACCGCCGGGAGGAACGGCCAGGTCCGGGGCAGGGCGGCCACGGACCAGAAGGCGGCAGGGGCGGCCTCCGCCATTCCGCTGGAGAACGGGTCCCGCACGGCCTCTCCGTCGCCCTCCCGGAACCGTCGGATGCCGTAGTGGGCCATGACGGGGGTTCCGGGCGCGTCTCCTACAGCCGCCACCCAGGagatcagaccccattcccccgACTGGCATCGGCCGTGTCACGTGGGGTCCCGTCCCTCCCGGTCCCattatccttgtgggcagggaacgtgtccgcttagCGTTCTACCGCGCCCTCCTAGGTCCtcggtacagcgctttgcacacggtaagctctcagtaaatatgattgaatgaaggaacgttGCCGGGTATGGCTCTGTCCTTTTTGGGACAACCCACGCAGTTGAGCTTCTGGCTCTGACGCGGACAGTAggtccgcctcttgcctgctgggtgcccttgggcaagtcattccgctcttggcctcagttaccccatctgtaaaaggtggaatgagagtgtGAACACCAAGAggaatagggacggtgtccaacctgtttagcctttatctaccccagcgcttagagcagtgccctgttaataatttggtatttgttaagcgcttactatgggcccagcactgttctaagcgctgggtagatacaaggtaatcgggttgtcccacgtggggctcacagtcttaatccccattttccagatgagggaactgaggcaccgagaagttaaatgactggcccgaagtcagacagctgataagtggcggggccgggattagaacccacgacctctgactcccaagcccggctctttccactgagccgcgctgcttctctgttgataataatggtggtaatggtggtgttcgttaagcgcttactatgtgcaaagcactagttctaagcgctggggggatacaaggtgatcaggttgtcccacgtggggctcacagtttttaatccccattttccacatgagggaaccgaggcacagagcagttaagtgagttgcccaaagtcacacagctggccagcggcggagccgggattagaacccatggcctctgacccccaagcccgggctcttcccactgagccgtgccgcttctaTCATCATCAACCTGatcgccccagtgctcagaatggtgcctggcacgtagtaagcacttaaatagcgaTTGAAATAAAAAGTGCCTCTCTtatccaatcgcatttattattCATCGCATCAATTATCAATCGTctctattgagcgattactacattcattcgatcaatcgttgattgagtgcttaccgtgtgcagggcactgtattaggcgcttggaaagtacacgtcgcagagcactggactgagtattcgggagagcacaatgcaacagaattagcggacacaaggagcttacggtctagaggggaataagatactgagcacttactgtgtgcagagcgctgtattaagcgcttgggagggtgcaagatagcaatataacagacccgcccacggtgagtttacagtctaaagggaggaatTTCAGGGAGGTGAGGATTTTTCCCCTGATTTAAAAGCCTCCCCCGAGAGGCTTCGGCCTCCTTTTTGGTCTTCCCGTCGCCGCGACTAATAAGTGAGGGCAAGGAGGCGGATGCCCAAACTTGGAGGACACGGAGCCGGGCAAGAATTGGGCATCGACGCAGTTattggtggggagaggctgggggcaagGGACACGTTGGcggccctgggactcagaagtcccgggttctaatcccggctcctccacctgtctgctgtgtgactttgagcaagtcacttcactgggcctcggttccctcatctgtaaaatggggacgctgaccgtgagccccacgtgggtcagggactgtgtgcgacctggctacctcgtatccaccccggcgctcggaacgctgcctggcatatagtaagcgcttcaagtcagaaggacctggccgctaatcccagctctgccacttgtctgccgtgtgactttgggcaagtcgcctcacttcgctgggcctcagtttcctcgcctctgaaatggggatgaggaccatcCCCAACtatccaacccggttagcttgcatctaccccagcacttagcacagtagagaagcagcgtggcttcgtggaaagagcccgggcctgggagtcaaaagtcatgggttctaatccagatccgccACGTTTTCATTCAgacgtattcatcgagcgcttaccgtgtgcagagcactctactaagcgcttggaatgtacaatttggcaacagagtgaCCAATCCTTggcacctgggtgactttgggggagtcgcttcatctctctgggcctcattgacctcatctgtcaaatgaggatgaagtctgtgagctccgcgggggccaacctgatgaccttgtgaccatcccagtgctcagaacagtgttcggcacaaaataagtgcttaacaaatgccgtcatcatcattagtacagtgatcgacccagagtaagcgctgaacaagtaccctgATGATTACTGCAGgagcccccgactctctcctggGAGCAAAACTCCCCTTCGGCCCCCTGCACAAGCACCGTCGTGATTATCGTAGgagcccccgactctctcctggGAGCGAAACTCTCCTTCGGCCCCCTGCCCAAGTACCTTAATGATTATCGTAGGAGCCTCCGAAGCCTGCCTGAGAGCATCACTCCCCTTCGGCCCcctgaacaagtaccatcacgATCATCGTAGGGGCCCCTAACTCCGTCCTGGGAGCGAAACTCCCCTTCGGCTCCCTGCACGACTACTGTAATGATTAGAGTAGGAGCCCCCACTCCTTCCTGGGAGCAAAACTCCCCTCCGCCTGCTCTTCCTTCTGTCCCTGGTGCCCGGGGCAGGGCCTCCCCAGGAGCCTAAGCGTCTCCGGGGGCGCGATGCCGGGCACGGGGGGCTGCCCGTCTCCGCTCACCGGCTGCGGGCAGCTCCATCGGCCGCACGGGACAGGACGGGACGGACCggtcctgctcctgctccacccggtagggggaggagcggaggcgggggcgggcgacAGGAAAACCGCGACCTGCATCGCCCCAACGCTGGAACGGGCTCCTCctcttttaaagaaaataaatttttttGGACCGGCCTCAATTTCCCCGGCACTGGAACggactcctcctccttttttatcTAGTGGTTTTTTTGGACCGGCCTGGATTTTCGCGGCCTTGGGAaaggctccttctcctccttttatcCTTTTCGTTTTCCACCAGCCTGGATTTTCCCAGGACCAAAACAacatccttctcctttctttttttaatttttttttttttagacaggTCTGGATTTTTTCCTTACCGATACAGGCTCCTTCTGCTTTTccaagcttatttttttttttaatcagcctGGATATTCCGGTACTGGTACTGcatccttttccctttttttcattcaatcgtatttattgagcgcttactgtgtgcacagcactgtattaagcgcttggaatgtacaattcggcaacaagagagagacaatccttgtcacctgtggttttttttttaaaggaattttccCAGCACTGGAATAGGCTCCtcctttttgtttaaaaaaaaaaaaacaacccaaactttttttaatgttatttgttaagcacttgttatactgtactctcccaa is a window of Ornithorhynchus anatinus isolate Pmale09 chromosome 18, mOrnAna1.pri.v4, whole genome shotgun sequence DNA encoding:
- the NAT8 gene encoding N-acetyltransferase 8, with protein sequence MIVMETRPEPPSWPTTASDGSGRATERPCGTRSPAEWRRPPLPPSGPWPPCPGPGRSSRRCPVALFAATGSILLALAAPPVLLAALREFLNRHWRDCVEKALRTDLKDIRRSYPEAEGCGFWVAESAGRVAGLVAARPAPDPSGGRRMQLLRMSVGKDHRGRGMAQAPVRTVLRFARDRGCDAVVLNTSCVQYRPRRLYRSMGFRKMSEEIIPTLAWKVIGLCGYKYICPLPPSP